One Xyrauchen texanus isolate HMW12.3.18 chromosome 2, RBS_HiC_50CHRs, whole genome shotgun sequence genomic window carries:
- the LOC127660954 gene encoding uncharacterized protein LOC127660954 encodes MAGIGKLRVAVIGAGAAGLCAARHLLSRPDTFAPPVVFELTKNVGGTWVYEERVGYYDNGLPIHSSMYRDLRTNIPKEVMSFPDFPFAKHLPSFVHHTEVRKYLEQYCDHFRLWDHIKFGTTVALVTPVEVKGGWNGLAWNVTSNDGLDHCKSITERFDAVMVCNGHFYDPYIPAIPGLEKFKGTLMHSHNYRSAEPLVGKSVVLLGAGLSGLDIAMELSSVDAKVILSHGQRPLTCPLPPGVQQAPPVTSVLDDGSLEFKDGEKAKPEVFLFCTGYNFTFPFLDDKVGVRVQEHLVWPLYKFLIPPAYPSLFIVGICRAICPFPHFHVQTQFVLSVLDGSFPLPSRQEMERDIELDIAARCTRGIATRHILKLDSEQWAYNDELAHLGGFQPLPRYWSNLYESNKVFRARDMLNYKTYNYTVSDDMEWNVQDLHGKQLKKPLAIKK; translated from the exons ATGGCTGGTATTGGCAAGCTGCGCGTCGCTGTCATCGGGGCTGGTGCTGCGGGACTGTGCGCGGCCCGTCATCTTCTCTCCCGTCCCGACACCTTTGCACCACCTGTAGTGTTCGAGCTCACCAAGAACGTTGGAGGGACATGGGTCTATGAGGAAAGAGTGGGATATTACGACAATGGTTTACCTATCCACAGCAGCATGTACAGGGACCTCAG AACCAATATTCCCAAGGAGGTGATGTCTTTCCCTGACTTTCCTTTCGCAAAGCATCTTCCCTCTTTTGTCCATCACACAGAGGTGCGGAAGTACCTTGAGCAGTACTGTGATCATTTTCGTCTGTGGGACCACATAAAG TTTGGCACCACGGTGGCCTTGGTGACTCCAGTAGAAGTAAAGGGTGGTTGGAATGGACTGGCTTGGAATGTCACTTCCAATGATGGCCTAGACCATTGCAAATCCATTACAGAGAGATTCGATGCTGTTATGGTGTGTAATGG ACATTTCTATGACCCTTACATCCCTGCAATACCTGGACTGGAAAAATTCAAAG GGACTCTGATGCACAGTCATAATTACCGTAGTGCTGAACCTTTGGTGGGAAAGTCAGTGGTGCTACTGGGAGCTGGTCTCTCTGGATTAGATATTGCAATGGAGCTCTCCAGTGTTGACGCTaaa GTTATTCTTAGTCATGGACAGCGCCCTTTGACCTGCCCTCTTCCTCCAGGAGTCCAGCAGGCTCCTCCGGTAACCTCTGTACTAGATGATGGCTCTCTAGAGTTCAAAGATGGGGAGAAGGCCAAGCCAGAGGTGTTTTTGTTCTGCACAGGCTACAACTTCACTTTCCCTTTCCTGGATGACAAAGTGGGTGTAAGAGTCCAGGAGCACCTGGTCTGGCCACTCTATAAATTCCTAATACCTCCGGCCTACCCATCACTCTTTATAGTGGGTATCTGCAGAGCTATATGCCCCTTCCCACATTTCCATGTTCAG ACTCAGTTCGTCCTGTCAGTGTTGGATGGTTCTTTCCCTCTTCCGTCACGTCAGGAAATGGAGAGAGACATTGAATTGGACATTGCTGCCCGCTGTACCCGTGGGATTGCCACCCGCCATATCCTTAAACTGGATTCTGAGCAGTGGGCCTACAACGATGAGCTTGCCCACCTGGGAGGATTCCAACCCCTCCCACGTTATTGGAGCAACCTTTATGAATCCAACAAGGTGTTCCGCGCGCGAGACATGCTCAATTACAAAACCTACAACTACACTGTCTCTGATGACATGGAGTGGAATGTGCAGGATTTGCATGGCAAGCAGTTGAAGAAACCTCTGGCTATTAAAAAATGA